Genomic segment of Benincasa hispida cultivar B227 chromosome 1, ASM972705v1, whole genome shotgun sequence:
AAGAGAAAAATTGAGGGGAGATAATAATTACAGAAGTTGGATACACCTACAATAACAAACATATgctttgttggtttaaaatgaCAGGGCTGTACTTAAGAAAGGGGTAGATGGGTGTACCAATATACCTTGTATAATGAAATCCTGACCGAAAACCACAGATAACCGGATTCGCCCTCGACCGGTTTCATCTATGTGTATGAATGTGTGAAGCTAATAATGGTGATTAATCTCTCCAGCCCTCCTTATTCAACCGTCGTGAGGCAAGGCCTTTCGACGAAAGACTTGGAGTTACAGGCAAGGAAGGTGTGTGTGGTGTCTCATCATCCCAATTGTCATCCCAACTGTTTTCCCATCCGTCGTTATTGTCAGCAACGGATTTGCCTCCTATGGAAACAGGGAGCTCCATGTCCAGCCTTTGATATTTAGAATTGCTACTTGCAAAATTTTTACGACGAATGCTAATGAACACTGAAGCAGCTGCAATTGTCAGAATTACAGCAAAAGCTAAAATTGCAATAATATGTGGTTTTGTGAGGTAGCTGAACCGTGAGGACTTAGAAACATTATCAGAATCTTTGGCATTATTGTGCACAATCAGATCCCTAAAATCAAGACTACAACGGCCGCTACCAGCAGTCAGAATGATAGCATTTCCATCTCCTCCATCGCCAATTGAAACTTTTACCTACATAATTTGATTATTTGGATGTGTATATTACGATGAAACTTTTGTACAGGTATCTTACAATCAGTACATATTCCATATTACTAAATAGGCATATTTTATTAGAATCTAACTGTAATTGGGATACATGAAGAAATAGTTGTCAAACTCAAACATTATCAAATAAATAGATGAGATCTATTATTGGATTTTAATAGCAGGCTATAATTTGTTACTGTTTCTTCAATGAGAACCTGTTAGCTGGATTGTCAGAGAAGCATAAGACCAGTATGACCTCaaaaatgtgtacaaagttCTGGTTGTTCTGACCGACAGGATAACTGATGCTCGAGGCAAACCAAGTCATCACTTATCTTCTTTAATGTGTCAGAGTTAATAGAAGAGCCTTGTACAAAGTTCTTTAATGTGATTTCAACAAAAGTGCAGACAAAGAATTTTCAACTTTGGGTGATGTCTTCTTCTCCCCTCAAATTACAATATTTGTTGCACCATAATCCACATTCTTAAGCTTGGCTTGAAGTTTAGACTAGGTCTCCTTTGGAGAGTCTTTAGGATATGGTTAGGCTCTATTCTTAAGGTGTTAATACAGTATTTATAACCCTGTACAGCTCCTTGTAGAAATACACTTGATAAATACATCTTCGACATGGCATCAGAGCCTTACTAGCtggtttcttcttcctcttgttcTTGTTACTAGCAGTCGTCCGATCATCGCACCAGTGCCAACCACCCAGTCCGGCATGAAGAACCACCCAGATCCCCTGTCCGAAGTCACTATGAGAAACTCGACCCTCGATCCCCACTGTGAAAAGCTCAATCCTCGATCCCCACTGTGTAGAACTTGACCCCTGATCCCCAGTCCAGAACTCAATCCTCGATCGAACTCGATCCCCGATTTCCAATCCAAACCACGACCCCCGATCCCTGGTCCAAAACTCAACCCCCGATTCCCGATCCAGAACTCGATCCCTGATCCCCGATCcataactcgatcctcgatccccGATTCCCAGTCCAGAACTTGACCCTCGATCCCTCCCACCAAGCCACCAAGCTGCCAAGCCTCCCTGGTTTTCTTCTCCTTCCAAACCGCCAAGCCACATGGAAAAAGATCATGTATTTCGTCCCATTAGTACTATTCTTAATGGGATAAATTACATTACTTGGGCCCATCAAATGAAGAGTTTCCTAATCGAAGTAAATTATGGCAAATTGTCACCAGTGATATTCCTCAGCCAATCAAGATATCCACTGAGGACGATACTAAATTTGTTGAACGATTAGAAGATTGGAATAGCAAAAACCATCAAATCATCACTTGGCTCGGAAATACATCTATACCGACTATTCACGTTCAGTTTGATGTGTTTGATGATGCCAAGAGTTTGTGGGATTTCTTGTCTACCCGGTTTTAGTCCATTGGCTTAGCTCACTACTATCAACTGCACAACACTCTAATTAATCTTACTCAAGAGACGGGGCAATCTGTTAATGACTACTTGGCTACACTTCAGTCAGTCTGGACACAATTGGATCAAGCTAAAATTAGTACTGATCACTTTCGCCTTATAAAGGTGCTTATGGGACTTCATCCAAAAAATGAGTCGATCCGTGCTGCTTTGCTCCACCGTAGTCCCCTTTCATCTCTAGATGTAGCAATTCAGGAAATTATGTTTGAAGAAAAACGTCTTGACATCAATTCTTCCCAGCAATCGAAGGTTGTACTCGCCAGTACTCATATGCCTGGTACTTCTGGAGCTTCCTTTTGTAAAAACTGTAAACTTACTGGGCATAAGTTTGTTAACTGTCCAAAAGTCGAATGCAGATACTGTCAAAAAAGAGGTCATATTCTGAAAAACTATCCTATAAGACCACCGCGACCACCGGGCATACCTCCAAGTCTCGATCTTTTACACCTAATCATGGCTCTGCTTTTGTTGTTGCTGTTGTTGTCTCTTCTGCTGCCTCTGAACCTTCCTTGTCTACTATTCAAATGAGTGACTTACAAGACTTGCTTAAACAGGTGATTTCATCCAATTCCTCCGCTTTTGCGGTCTCCCCAGGTAATAGATGGCTTCTTGATCCCGCTTGTTGCAATCATATAACGTCTAATTTTTCTCTTGACTGCACCCACTCCTGTCaaatctcttcctcccattTATTCTGCTGATGATAATTGCATGACCATATCCTATGTTGGCTCCGTTGACACTTCCCTGTTACAGCTTTCCAATACTTATTGTGTTCCAATCTGTCCTTTAATCTTGTCTCCGTCGGACAATTGTGTGACCTTGGTTTAATTGTCTTTTTCTTCTACTAGGTGTCAGGTTCAGGATTCGCGGACGGGACAGATGATTGGTACGGGCCGCAAAGTGGGAAGATTGTTTGAGCTCACATCTCTTCGACTTCCTATTTGTTCTCTTTCTGCCCCTGTTACCGACTTTGCTATCTATCAGTGGCATCTCCGTCTCGATCATGCTTCTTCAGAAAAACTCCATCATTTAATCTCTAGTCACAATTTGAATAACGTCTCCAAGTTTGTATCTTTTAACTATTTGAATTGCAAACTTGCAAAACAACCTGCATTGTCTTTTTTCCAGTCTAGTTCTATAAGCGATAGTCTTTTTGACTTAACTCGACCTGCTCCTATTTCCACTATCAATGGGTATCGCTACTTTGTtttattcattgatgattactctcggtTTACCTGGATATATTTCTTTAAACACTGTTCTTCCCTGtctcaaatatatattgattttgctAATATGGTTCACACTCAGTTTTCTCGCCCAATCAAGGTTCTGCGTACAGATAACGCCTTTGAATATAAGGAGGACTCCAGGCTCCTTTCCTTTCTCACCCAGCAACCAGCAAAGCACCCTTGTTCAGTGCTCTTGTCCTCATACCTCTCAACAGAATAGGCGAGCGGAGCGAAAACATCGTCACATCCTAGACTCCATCCAGGCCCAACTTCTATCTACCTCCTGTCCTGTAAAGTTTTGGGGTGAAACCGCTCTTACCTCTGTCTCCACAATCAATTGTCTTCCTTCATCTGTTCTTCAAAATGCTTCTCCATTTGAACGCTTATATGGTACTTCTCCTGATTACTATAATCTCAAGGTCTTTGGTTGTGCATGTTTTGTACTTCTTAACCCTCGTGAACACACCAAATTAGAAGCATGTGCACGTCTCTGTTGCTTTCTTGGCTATGAAACTGAACACAAAGGTTTTCGTTGTTGGGACCCTCTTTCTAACATATTGCGCATCTCCCGCCATGTCACTTTTTGGGAGCACACTATGTTCTCTAATCTCTCAACCTTTCATCTTGAGTCCTCTTCCCTATGTTTCTAATGATTCATTTGATCCTTTCCCCTCTTCTGCATCTTCTGATGATTCTGAGCTTGAACAGTCTGTGCCTGTCTCTGTTGACCTTGATCAACCTTCTGTCTCACCTGTTGAATCTGGACCTGTTCATGACCCTGCCCTTCTATTCAACGCTCCACTAGGATAAAGGCACCTCCTACTCACCTTCGagattttcactatttttctaCTATCAGTTCCTTGGTTGAACTTATCTCCTTTCGTGAGACAAATACTAATCCCCTATGGTAGCGGGCTATGAGAGAAGAACTCCAGGCTCTCGATAAAATGCACACATGGGACTACGTTGACTTACTCCCCCCCCCCAAAGAAACCCATTGGTTGCAAGTGGGTCTATAAGATCAAGACTCACTCTGATGGTTCTGTTGAGCGTTATAAAGCTCGATTGGTAGCAAAAGGATATTCTCAAGAGTATGGGATCGATTACGAAGAAACCTTCGCACCTATGGCACGAATGACATCTGCTCGGTGTCTCTTAGCAGTTGACAGTGGCCACTttttcaaatggatgtcaagaacgTCTTCCTTAATGGAGCCTTATCTGAGGAAGTATACATGCAACGGCCCCCAGGTGTCTCTTTTCCATCCCAGAAGGTATGCCTCCTCCGACGAGCATTGTATGGTTTGAAGCAAGCTCCTCGAGCTTGGTTTGCAACTTTTAGTTCCACTATTATTCAACTTGGATATACATCCAATCTCATGACACGACACTATTTACACGGCTGACAACTCATGGCATTGTTCTTCtcctgtatgttgatgatatgattattaCTGAGGATGATCCTCAAGCTATCTCTGATCTACATGAAGGACTTGGGTTCACTCAGTTACTTTCTTGGCCTTGAAGTATCGTTGAGTTTTGCTAGTTATTCGCTGTCTCAAATAAAGTATGTCTCAAATCTTTTAGTGTGCTCTGGTATTACTGACTCTGTCACAGTTCTAACACCACTCGATCCCAATGTTCACTTGACTTTGTTTGATGGAATTCCACTTGAGGATGGCAGTCTCCATCGTCAGCTTGTTGGCAGTCCTGACAGTCACTCGTCCTAACATTGCATATGTTGTTCACATTGTTAGTCAGTTCATGCCTGCCTCTCGGACCATTCATTTACTATTGTTCTTCGTATCCTCCATTATGTCAAAGGTACTTTAGGGCATGGACTTTAGTTTTGTTCCCAATCTTCCCTGGTTTTATCAGGCTATTCTGATGCTGATTGGGCTGGTGATCCTACTGATCGACGTTCTACCTCCCGGTTATTGTTTCTACCTTGGTGATTCTCTCATTTCTTGACACAATAAGAAACCGAGTGTTATTTCTCATTATAGTACAGAGTCTGAATATCGTGCTCTAGCTGATGCTACGTCAGAACTCTTGTGGCTTCGTTGGCTTCTTGCTGATATGGGAGTCCCTCAGTCGTTTGCCATTATATTTCACTATGACAATCGTAGTGCCATTCagattgctcacaatgatgtTTTTCATGAACGCACCAAGCATATTGAGAATGATATTCACTTTGTTCGTCATCATCTCCTGAGCAAAACTCTGATGTTATGCTTTGTTTCCACCGCTGAGCAACCTGTCAACATTCTCACCAAAGCTTTACCTCCTGGTCATTTTCTCCAACTACTTAACAAACTCAAGTTGATTCCAACCttaccaccttgagtttgagggagggtGTGAATGTATACTAGGTCTCCTTTGGAAAGTCTTTAGGATATGGTTAGGCTCTATTCTTAGGGTGTTAATACAGTATTTATACCCCTGTACAGTTCTTTGTAGAAATACACTTaataaatacatcttcaacATAGCCAATGTTCTAAGGTCAAGTGCCCTAGCCACGATTGCAGTGCCTACATTGGAGAGGAAGCATGGTATTTGGAAGTTCAGATACAAGAACGATTTTCACTATACTGAACTACCGaacttttgaaccctaaatggAGTTCTATATCCAAACTTTTTTGTAtatgttcctttttttttctttttctaattcaaGTCAATTGGAAAGCTCAACTGTTACTCCTTTGGCTCTCTAGGGAGAGTACATTTATCCTCCTATTTCTGtataatttcagtttttaatGAAATGCTTCTCTTATCTCCTCAGGGGGGGTGTGAGAACCTATTTATTCTTGCcaagaaaataatattatttcttGTAAAAACCCTTGATCCCTCATTGTAAGTCTGCAGTTCCATTGAATCCATAATAACTACATAGTTATTATGTAAAACCAATTCACAACCAATAATTACTAAACTGGAAAATTTTCAGAAAGGTGGAGGATGTGTCATTTGCCTATGGTCAGGGAGCAAAACTAAGAGTTTTATGGAGAATGGACTTATTTGTCGAGTTGGAAATCAAATAGATGGAACGTCGTTTACTGCCTTTCGGGGGGGCTCTTCATCTAGGGAATGTCAAAAGACTCATAACTACTCTCCTGCCTCCATATTCACTAGCTAGAGGTTTTTCTTGTGACACTTGGGAGGTTAGGGAGGATGTCTTATCATCCATCTTTTTTGtcttaaagaaaaaacaatagGGTGCAGTGCATGAAAATTTGACATATAATGTAACAAGGAGCGAAAGACCCAACAACAAGTATTAAAGGAAGAGAGATTGGGGATTGGTTAGTCATTGATCTTTTCATCAAAATAACTAATCATCTAACTTAAACGTTTCATTATTTAGGGTTACGTTTTGCTGAGCATCGAATGAAATGGTCTTATTACCTTTTTATCTTCTTTCTCTTGAAGTTGAACTTCACTCTTCTCCAGATGAATAAAATCAGGCGCAGAAATTTTGACAGTAAGAGGACCTGTTCCCTTGTTCTGGATTAGCAACGAAAGTTGAGGAGAATCTGCAACATTGTATACATACAAGAACGTAAGATTTGAAAATACACACACATATTTCAGTCTGTAGCAATCCCATTAGTTAATCACAAGAATTCCTTAACCAATATTCTAAACATACATTTAGTTCCAATACACAGAAACCCCCCTAATCCTTCAGAGATCAGATGGGATATTGCAATAGatatcaattggttgatacacATTCATAACGCCACCCAGATGCCAATTAGTCAGAGGAAAGAACATCTAATATTCGAAAATTTTTGGTCGGCTAGGTAAGATTGGTTATCATTCAGAGAAGTTACATTGGAAATTGATGTTCACAGAGGAAAACAAcattgagaaagaaaaagagaatctATAACTATCAATCACCACTTTAACAAGTCCATCTAGGCTTTTGACTTAAACTCCATGGAACTTGACgctgggaaaaaaaaaaacaaaaacaaaaaataaataaagcttTCCATAAGAAAATTTTCTCGAGACTTCTATCCATGATTACAGAACATATGAAGATCAATACAGCACGTGCCTTTACAGTAATTAAAGTCATAGCTCAACTCTACCTCGAACCTTTAGAATTTTACCAGGTGCTTAAGTCAAAATTAAGATTATGttgtaaaagaaaatctaaagtTTTTAAATGTGAAGATCAATACAGCATCTGCCTTTACGATGGTTAAAGTCCTAATATATCTCTGCCTTGAACCTTCAGAATTTTACC
This window contains:
- the LOC120074402 gene encoding uncharacterized protein LOC120074402, which translates into the protein MKTQFRTSVGFFLVLLICYCARVDSKVEDSANNGLDSKTVNKANDASKDTGSNKDLNSVSAGKEKKYEHQVSISKEGVKNSGDKIKKDPESKTISEEGANKVKKDGGLGEEGRNKGEKEKGKPVDNSVSKEASKSSGKGESTVSSESKRKDGSSGEDCDSSNKCTDEGNKLVACLRVPGNDSPQLSLLIQNKGTGPLTVKISAPDFIHLEKSEVQLQEKEDKKVKVSIGDGGDGNAIILTAGSGRCSLDFRDLIVHNNAKDSDNVSKSSRFSYLTKPHIIAILAFAVILTIAAASVFISIRRKNFASSNSKYQRLDMELPVSIGGKSVADNNDGWENSWDDNWDDETPHTPSLPVTPSLSSKGLASRRLNKEGWRD